GCCCTACTGGACGACGTATCCCGAGGTGATCGGGCTCGCAGACGGCGTCGCCGTCGACGTCTTCGCCGATGCCGAGCAGGGGTACAAGGTCACCGTCGAGCAGCTGGAAGAGGTGCGCACCGAACGCACGAAGGTACTGCTATTCGTTTCGCCGTCGAACCCGACAGGTGCGGTCTACTCGCCCGACGAGACGCGGGCGATCGGCGAGTGGGCGCTTGAGCACGGCATCTGGATCATCACAGACGAGATCTACCAGAACCTCACGTACGACGGCGTCGAGGCGACATCGATCGTCGCGGCGGTGCCCGAGCTCGCCAACCAGACGCTGCTCGTCAACGGCGTCGCCAAGAGCTACGCGATGACCGGATGGCGCGTGGGCTGGACGGTTGGGCCGAAGGATGCCATCACGGCAATGACCAACCAGCAGTCGCACCTGTCGGGCAACGTCAACAACATCGCGCAGCGTGCCGCGATTGCCGCGATCACCGGCTCGCAGGAGCCCGTCGAGCAGATGCGACAGGCGTTCGACCGGCGTCGCCACGCCATCGTCGAGCAGCTGAACCTCGTGAACGGCTTCACGGTTCCGACGCCGCAGGGCGCATTCTACGTGTACGCCGACGTCTCGGGTGTGATCGGGCGCACCATCGACGGCGTGACGCCGACCAGCTCGCTCGAAGTTGCCGATCTGATGCTCGACAAGGCACAGGTCGCCGCGGTTCCCGGCGAGGCATTCGGACCGAGCGGGTACCTCCGCTTCAGCTACGCGCTCGGAGATGATGCCCTTCGCGAGGGGGCAGAGCGCCTGCAGAAGCTGTTCGCCTGAGCAGTGAGTGACGAGAAGGCCGGGTGCGACAGCATCCGGCCTTCTTTCGCTGGTGTGATCGTTCGTTGATCAGCGTTCGCCAAGCGCGTTCGTCAGAGCACGATCGCCAGAACAAGCCCGGCGATCACGATAGCGATCAGCGCGATGATCGCTACGACGATCCACGGTGAGAGGGAACGTGCGGGGCGCGAGGGCCTCTGCTCGGGCGACGCGCCGTAGGGCTGCGACGAGTTCGGAAGGTTGCGGATCACAGGACCTTGCCCGGTCCACGGCTCGTTGCGATGCTGCTGAGCGTTCTCGCGCTCGCGCTGCTCGGCAGCATCCGGAGTCTGCTGATTCGGCCTGTTGTCGCTCATGGGCTTCCTTCCGGGAGAGTCCGCTTTCAGCCTAACGCAGGACATCAGTTCAGGGTCATGGTGAACTGATCGACGATCTTCTGCGCGAACGCTTCGTCATCGAAGGACTCCGAGCCAAGGCACGAGAGCGTGATGCCGTACGACGAGTCCTGCCACATCATGCCGCGCGTGAGCTGCAGGAAGAAGCCGCCGGCGTAGTCGAGGCGTCGCCCCATGAACTCGATCGTGTTTCCGTCGGAAACAGGCATTTCGACGACGAAGTCGTCGCCGTGATCGTCGAGATCGGGAAACTGCGCGCGCAGGTTGGCCTCGCTGAGGTCGAGATCGCGGGCCGTGTAGTACCCGTCGTTCTTGTCGGGCTCTGGGTCACCGAAAATGTAGATCCACTTGGGATCGGCCGTGAGATTACACACGGGATCGTCGCTCAGCCAGTATTCGCCGAACTTGTCGGTCTCGCTGTACCAGTTGTCGGCGAGGTTCTTCTCGAACGTGACCTCTTGCTCGAAGTACGCGTAGCTCGACAGCGGGTAGACGCCGTCGACCGGTGCCGAGTAGGGCGGTGGGTCGTAGCTGGGAGGTTCCCCGAGTCCCGTGTCGGTCGGTTGCGGGGTCGGCGTCGCACCCCAGGGAGCGCTGGGCTCTGCCGTCGGAACGGGAGCAGCCTCGGGCCGTGCCGTCGGGAGCGTGCTCGCGACGAGGCTTGTCACCGCGACGATGGCGATCGCCGCGAACGCCGTAATGCCGACGCCGGCGACGATCCAGCCCCAGATGCGCCGACGCTTCGACGGCGGAACCGGAGCGTCGTCGTTGTCGGAGCCGTGAAGATCATCGGGAACGGGCGGCGGCGTGAAGCTCATGAGGCCTCAGAGTTCGATATCGATGAGAACAGGTTCTGGCTGCAGCGTGATGCCGAACTCTGACTGCACGCGCGCCTGCACGAAGCGTGCGAGTGCGGCGATGTCGTCGGCGCGGGCGTTGCCCTGGTTCGTGAGAGCGAGCGTGTGCTTCGACGAGATCGCGGCGCGCGACCCGGGAAGGTGGAAGCCGCGCGGAATGCTCGCGTGCTCGATCAGCCACGCAGCGCTGAGCTTGACCTCGCGCTGCAATGTCGCCTGGATCGGGGGCGGCGCGACGACGTCGCTCGATCCGTCGAGCGGGATCACGGTGACGGTCTCGTCGATATTGCCCTGCGGCCAACGCGGAGCGTCAGCGGGGAGCACACGCGATGCCTGCTCGGTCACGATCGGGTTGGTGAAGAATGAGCCGGCACTGTAGGTGTCGCGATCGGAGGGATCGAGAACCATGCCCTTCGAACGCCGCAGCCTCAGCACGGCGTCGCGCACGCGCGTGAGCTCGACCCGGTCGCCCAGCTCGACCTCGAGCGCCGACGCGAGCTGCGTGTAGGCGACGGGCCGGCCCATGCCGTCAGGAGCCTCGGTCAGCAGCAGGTCGACCGAGAGCACGACGGCGTCTCGTTCAGCATCCGCTCCCCCATGCCGTTTGAGTACCGACGTGCGGTAGCCGAGCCCGAGGGCGGATGCTGGTACGTGCGATCGCTCGCCCGTCTCGACGTCGAGAAGTTCGACGCCGAGCAGCACACTCGAGAGCTCTTGCCCGTAGGCGCCGATGTTCTGAATCGGTGCGGCGCCGACCGAGCCGGGAATGCCCGACAGCGCTTCGATGCCGGCGAGGCGATTCTCGACCGCGTACGCGACCAGGTCGTCCCACGTCTCGCCCGCCTGCACGCGCAGCACAACACCCTCGTCTGTGGCGATGCGCTCGATGCCCTGCGTGCGAATGAGCACGACGGCCCCGGCGATCTCGTCGTCTGTGGCAACGGTGTTGGAGCCTCCGCCGAGCACCATCCACGGCTCGTCGCTCTGCCACAGGTCGGTCAGCTGCGCGACGAGCTCGTCGGTGTCTTCGGCCACCAGCATCCGCTCGGGCGCTCCGCCGATGCCGAGCGTCGTGAGCTCGGCGAGCGGAGTCGGTTCGGCGAGCTCACTCACGCGAGTTCCACCACCACCTGCGCTTTGCCCAGCACGGTCGCGCCGTCAAACGAGACGGTCAGGTCAACGCGTGCGGTCTGCGCGTCGTTGTCGAGAGCGCCGATCTTCGCGACGATCGAGACGTCGGCGCCGTTCTGCGGGTCGACGACGATGGGGCGGGTGAACTTCACTTGGTAGTCGGTGATGCGTGCGGGATCGCCGGCCCAGTCGACGACGGGCTGCACAGCGGCGCCCATCGTCAGCATCCCGTGCGCAATCACTCCGGGAAGATCGACGGATGCTGCGACGTCGTCGCGGTAGTGGATGGGATTGAAGTCCCCCGATGCTCCTGCGTAGCGCACGAGCGAGTCGCGCGTGAACGTGACGCTTCGCTCGGCGACCACGTCGCCGACGGCGAGCTGCGAGAGGGCGGGAACCTGCGGCGTTGCGCTGCTCATTCGTCTCCTCGCACGACAAGGGTGGAGATCGCGGTCACGACGTGCTCTCCCGAGGCGTCGGTGATGACCGTATCGGCGGTGACCATGGCGTGGGCGCCGAGCGTCTTGACGCTCGACACCGTGAGCTGCGCCGTGAGCTCGTCGCCCGCGACGACGGCGCGCGTGTAGGTGAAACGCTGGTTGCCGTGCACGACACGGCTGAAGTCGATGCCGGCGTCTGGCTCGGCGAGCAGCTGAGCGAGGGCCTTCTCTTGCACGACGACGGGAAAGGTCGTCGGTGCAACCACGTCGCTGTGGCCTGCGGCGCGAGCAGCCTCGACATCGAGGTGGATCGTGTTCGTCGCGACCACGGCGCGCGCGAACTCGCGCACCTTCTCGCGACCGACGAGGTACGGCTCGGTCGGGGGCAGCGTGCGCCCCTGCAGTTCGGGATTCACTGACACGAGTGCAAGCCTACCGGGCGGCTCCTTGACGCGTGCCGAGAACAGGACAGAGTGCCGAGGACCGACGTCAGCGGACCGCGCAATACGCGTGCTCAGTCCAGAGGTGGAACGTCGCGTAGGCGCGAAGCGGATGCCACGGCTCACTGCGCCGCGTTGCCTCACGCGCGTCGGCTGCGCCCATCGCACGTCGCAGCACAAGGTCGCCCGCGGGGAACGCGTTGCGGTCTCCGATCGCACGCACCGCGAGGTAGTCGGCCGTCCACGGTCCAATGCCTGTGATGGCCAGAAGCCGGTGGCGGATGCTGTCGGCGTCGCCGTCAAGCGTGAGTCCCGCCGCGAGCTCGCCGACGACGGC
This DNA window, taken from Paramicrobacterium agarici, encodes the following:
- a CDS encoding pyridoxal phosphate-dependent aminotransferase, coding for MATTPRLSQKITAIAESATLKVDSKAKALKAQGAPVISFAAGEPDFPTPEHIVEAAIAAAKDPANHRYTPGKGLPDLREAVAQKTLRDSKVEASPDQIIITNGGKQSVYESFQVLLNPGDEVIIPTPYWTTYPEVIGLADGVAVDVFADAEQGYKVTVEQLEEVRTERTKVLLFVSPSNPTGAVYSPDETRAIGEWALEHGIWIITDEIYQNLTYDGVEATSIVAAVPELANQTLLVNGVAKSYAMTGWRVGWTVGPKDAITAMTNQQSHLSGNVNNIAQRAAIAAITGSQEPVEQMRQAFDRRRHAIVEQLNLVNGFTVPTPQGAFYVYADVSGVIGRTIDGVTPTSSLEVADLMLDKAQVAAVPGEAFGPSGYLRFSYALGDDALREGAERLQKLFA
- a CDS encoding UDP-N-acetylmuramate dehydrogenase, which gives rise to MSELAEPTPLAELTTLGIGGAPERMLVAEDTDELVAQLTDLWQSDEPWMVLGGGSNTVATDDEIAGAVVLIRTQGIERIATDEGVVLRVQAGETWDDLVAYAVENRLAGIEALSGIPGSVGAAPIQNIGAYGQELSSVLLGVELLDVETGERSHVPASALGLGYRTSVLKRHGGADAERDAVVLSVDLLLTEAPDGMGRPVAYTQLASALEVELGDRVELTRVRDAVLRLRRSKGMVLDPSDRDTYSAGSFFTNPIVTEQASRVLPADAPRWPQGNIDETVTVIPLDGSSDVVAPPPIQATLQREVKLSAAWLIEHASIPRGFHLPGSRAAISSKHTLALTNQGNARADDIAALARFVQARVQSEFGITLQPEPVLIDIEL
- a CDS encoding MaoC family dehydratase — its product is MSSATPQVPALSQLAVGDVVAERSVTFTRDSLVRYAGASGDFNPIHYRDDVAASVDLPGVIAHGMLTMGAAVQPVVDWAGDPARITDYQVKFTRPIVVDPQNGADVSIVAKIGALDNDAQTARVDLTVSFDGATVLGKAQVVVELA
- a CDS encoding FAS1-like dehydratase domain-containing protein, with amino-acid sequence MSVNPELQGRTLPPTEPYLVGREKVREFARAVVATNTIHLDVEAARAAGHSDVVAPTTFPVVVQEKALAQLLAEPDAGIDFSRVVHGNQRFTYTRAVVAGDELTAQLTVSSVKTLGAHAMVTADTVITDASGEHVVTAISTLVVRGDE